A part of Cottoperca gobio chromosome 4, fCotGob3.1, whole genome shotgun sequence genomic DNA contains:
- the LOC115007608 gene encoding protein shisa-like-2A, which yields MSSDCESYHSKENVLVEGFTCPKADSDPTALFCCGFSDLKYCCDDPNSFFPYEYGYMWWLSLGALVGLSVAAVVLLAFIITVCVLCYLFITTKPRCLDNGLPLRAPGSTSSPQGPGPSHTSAPAGPQGLRKHFLRGKLDCDNQPPDPDRIFQRCFMATVTSIKVEGAA from the exons ATGAGCTCAGACTGCGAAAGTTACCACAGCAAAGAAAACGTGCTCGTGGAGGGCTTCACGTGTCCGAAAGCGGACAGTGACCCCACGGCACTTTTCTGCTGCGGGTTCAGTGATTTGAAGTACTGTTGTGATGACCCCAACAGCTTTTTCCCCTACGAATATGGATACATGTGGTGGTTAAG TCTTGGAGCTCTTGTGGGTCTCTCTGTAGCAGCTGTGGTTCTTCTCGCCTTcatcatcactgtgtgtgtcctgtgctATCTGTTCATCACCACCAAACCCAGATGTCTGGACAATGGGCTGCCGCTCCGAGCACCAG GCTCTACATCGAGTCCACAAGGACCAGGGCCGAGTCATACCAGCGCCCCTGCTGGTCCTCAAGGCCTCAGGAAACACTTCCTGAGGGGCAAACTGGACTGTGACAACCAGCCCCCGGACCCTGACCGCATTTTCCAGCGTTGTTTCATGGCTACTGTGACATCTATCAAAGTCGAGGGTGCTGCATAG
- the c4h19orf44 gene encoding uncharacterized protein C19orf44 homolog isoform X2, whose amino-acid sequence MWKRGGQSFALDRAQALLSAKRGSAVPLHTGDMGGSVKNRSSSPNTHPLFSDVSDLSTGSLAPEHGADTMLRSAAAAGKTQESEGHSTKDLRPQSSLGGRGSRFLKKAPPPATNSSQSMQQVPEHRSVSSSQRGSQTAALSRLAQIESRIHSRKQVQEQARQQGPTPAEILTSDMGASPPPAARSLEAPVQLPAQSRSDQSLKGKHVLKNKTAGAANPSTDVGVRSRSRAADAVGPRAGLETKPVRVVSAVSLGSDEEDMRKLLGDSLDSIDRSFLIPGRPSHIRTADKMLSESSQRVHSSPPPAAVPPSSSSITAPRSPASPSRRGSPFRFTGQAQAHFSPSARSPSPSPLRVGSPQRSLSSMSGRGEVISLEELFSVGPGSEDGHSERSAVISEDFKINVMTLDDLVPASLGFTEETPGKEREVKHSGHLPRSTNKHQQRPRLTEKKEEEQQQKDTVHYQSDFESESRTEPDYSVSQVSEHLQGDGGEEEVSEVREEALDSDMSRGRTEDDYSSTFSDTSRSCTSRTSDISQTNRSRSSGSHSSRTSPRQLRRASTRKTYKEEAVQTQPDPMAYTWPAGTASLGPAVGMAYMDPSPVVAHTLSAEMVEALSTFNPAVFALNEMLKQQLAMTRRFIESSRHLHSSLVQSLGPPNYRYTTLEDTREYIRKHRAPRLTMEEAFEEALQDRTDYCC is encoded by the exons ATGTGGAAACGAGGCGGTCAAAGCTTCGCTCTGGACCGAGCTCAGGCTCTGCTGTCCGCCAAGAGGGGGTCTGCAGTACCGCTACATACA GGTGATATGGGTGGGTCTGTGAAAAACAGATCTTCTTCCCCAAATACACACCCTTTATTCTCAGATGTGAGCGACCTGTCCACGGGCAGCCTAGCTCCTGAGCATGGAGCTGACACCATGCTGagatctgctgctgcagctgggaaGACCCAGGAAAGCGAGGGGCATTCTACCAAG GATCTCAGACCTCAGAGCTCTCTGGGTGGAAGAGGGAGCAGGTTCTTGAAGAAGGCTCCTCCACCTGCAACCAACAGCAGCCAGTCAATGCAGCAGGTCCCTGAACACAG AAGTGTGTCATCTTCCCAGCGAGGCTCCCAAACTGCTGCTTTGAGTAGACTGGCTCAAATTGAGAGCCGCATCCACAGCCGCAAGCAGGTTCAGGAACAGGCCAGACAGCAGGGGCCAACACCTGCTGAGATTCTAACTTCAGACATGGGAGCCTCTCCCCCACCAGCAGCCCGGTCCCTGGAGGCCCCGGTGCAGCTCCCAGCACAGTCCAGGAGTGACCAGAGCCTGAAGGGGAAACATGTCCTCAAGAATAAGACAGCTGGAGCTGCAAACCCCAGTACAGATGTTGGGGTCCGGTCCAGGTCCAGAGCTGCTGATGCTGTAGGTCCTCGGGCAGGTTTGGAGACGAAGCCAGTGAGAGTAGTGAGTGCTGTGAGTCTGGGGAGTGACGAAGAGGACATGAGAAAACTGCTCGGAGACTCATTGGATTCCATAGACAGAAGCTTTTTGATACCAGGGAGACCCTCTCACATAAGAACAGCAGACAAG ATGTTGAGCGAAAGCAGTCAGAGGGTCCACTCCTCACCTCCCCCTGCTGCTGTCCCTCCCTCATCATCCTCCATCACAGCCCCTCGCTCCCCCGCCTCTCCTTCTCGCCGCGGTTCTCCTTTCCGATTCACCGGTCAGGCTCAGGCCCACTTCAGCCCCTCCGCGcgctccccctccccctctcctctcagggTGGGGAGTCCACAGcgttctctctcctccatgtcGGGCCGTGGGGAGGTGATTTCTCTGGAGGAGCTCTTCTCTGTCGGGCCTGGCTCTGAAGATGGCCACAGTGAGAGGAGTGCAGTTATCTCTGAAG ACTTCAAGATCAATGTGATGACATTAGACGACCTTGTCCCTGCTTCCCTTGGATTTACTGAGGAAACCCCAGGAAAGGAG AGAGAAGTCAAACACAGTGGCCATCTTCCTAGatccacaaacaaacatcaacagCGGCCACGATTGacggagaagaaagaagaggagcagcagcagaaggacACGGTGCACTACCAAAGTGACTTTGAGAGTGAGAGCAGGACAGAGCCGGATTACAGTGTCAGTCAGGTTTCAGAGCACCTGCAAGGAGATGGAGGTGAAGAGGAGGTGTCGGAGGTCAGAGAGGAGGCTTTGGATTCAGACATGTCCCGTGGGAGGACAGAAGATGACTACTCGAGCACTTTCTCAGACACAAGTCGCTCCTGCACCTCACGGACCTCAGATATCAgtcaaacaaacagaagcagatCCTCTGGCTCTCACAGCAGCAGGACCTCACCTCGCCAGTTGAGGCGTGCTTCAACTAGAAAGACTTATAAAGAGGAAGCAGTACAGACTCAGCCTGATCCCATGGCTTACACTTGGCCCGCCG GGACGGCTTCTCTGGGTCCCGCGGTGGGCATGGCTTACATGGATCCCAGCCCGGTGGTTGCTCATACCCTGAGTGCAGAAATGGTGGAAG CTCTCAGCACCTTCAACCCAGCTGTATTTGCACTCAATGAAATGCTGAAGCAGCAACTTGCCATGACGCGGCGGTTCATCGAAAGCAGCCGACATCTTCACTCCAGCCTGGTGCAGAGCCTGGGCCCGCCGAACTACAGATACACCACGCTGGAGGACACCAGGGAG TACATTCGCAAGCACAGAGCTCCCCGACTGACAATGGAGGAAGCCTTCGAGGAGGCGCTGCAGGACAGGACAGACTACTGCTGCTGA
- the c4h19orf44 gene encoding uncharacterized protein C19orf44 homolog isoform X1 — protein MWKRGGQSFALDRAQALLSAKRGSAVPLHTGDMGGSVKNRSSSPNTHPLFSDVSDLSTGSLAPEHGADTMLRSAAAAGKTQESEGHSTKDLRPQSSLGGRGSRFLKKAPPPATNSSQSMQQVPEHRSVSSSQRGSQTAALSRLAQIESRIHSRKQVQEQARQQGPTPAEILTSDMGASPPPAARSLEAPVQLPAQSRSDQSLKGKHVLKNKTAGAANPSTDVGVRSRSRAADAVGPRAGLETKPVRVVSAVSLGSDEEDMRKLLGDSLDSIDRSFLIPGRPSHIRTADKMLSESSQRVHSSPPPAAVPPSSSSITAPRSPASPSRRGSPFRFTGQAQAHFSPSARSPSPSPLRVGSPQRSLSSMSGRGEVISLEELFSVGPGSEDGHSERSAVISEDGQQDFKINVMTLDDLVPASLGFTEETPGKEREVKHSGHLPRSTNKHQQRPRLTEKKEEEQQQKDTVHYQSDFESESRTEPDYSVSQVSEHLQGDGGEEEVSEVREEALDSDMSRGRTEDDYSSTFSDTSRSCTSRTSDISQTNRSRSSGSHSSRTSPRQLRRASTRKTYKEEAVQTQPDPMAYTWPAGTASLGPAVGMAYMDPSPVVAHTLSAEMVEALSTFNPAVFALNEMLKQQLAMTRRFIESSRHLHSSLVQSLGPPNYRYTTLEDTREYIRKHRAPRLTMEEAFEEALQDRTDYCC, from the exons ATGTGGAAACGAGGCGGTCAAAGCTTCGCTCTGGACCGAGCTCAGGCTCTGCTGTCCGCCAAGAGGGGGTCTGCAGTACCGCTACATACA GGTGATATGGGTGGGTCTGTGAAAAACAGATCTTCTTCCCCAAATACACACCCTTTATTCTCAGATGTGAGCGACCTGTCCACGGGCAGCCTAGCTCCTGAGCATGGAGCTGACACCATGCTGagatctgctgctgcagctgggaaGACCCAGGAAAGCGAGGGGCATTCTACCAAG GATCTCAGACCTCAGAGCTCTCTGGGTGGAAGAGGGAGCAGGTTCTTGAAGAAGGCTCCTCCACCTGCAACCAACAGCAGCCAGTCAATGCAGCAGGTCCCTGAACACAG AAGTGTGTCATCTTCCCAGCGAGGCTCCCAAACTGCTGCTTTGAGTAGACTGGCTCAAATTGAGAGCCGCATCCACAGCCGCAAGCAGGTTCAGGAACAGGCCAGACAGCAGGGGCCAACACCTGCTGAGATTCTAACTTCAGACATGGGAGCCTCTCCCCCACCAGCAGCCCGGTCCCTGGAGGCCCCGGTGCAGCTCCCAGCACAGTCCAGGAGTGACCAGAGCCTGAAGGGGAAACATGTCCTCAAGAATAAGACAGCTGGAGCTGCAAACCCCAGTACAGATGTTGGGGTCCGGTCCAGGTCCAGAGCTGCTGATGCTGTAGGTCCTCGGGCAGGTTTGGAGACGAAGCCAGTGAGAGTAGTGAGTGCTGTGAGTCTGGGGAGTGACGAAGAGGACATGAGAAAACTGCTCGGAGACTCATTGGATTCCATAGACAGAAGCTTTTTGATACCAGGGAGACCCTCTCACATAAGAACAGCAGACAAG ATGTTGAGCGAAAGCAGTCAGAGGGTCCACTCCTCACCTCCCCCTGCTGCTGTCCCTCCCTCATCATCCTCCATCACAGCCCCTCGCTCCCCCGCCTCTCCTTCTCGCCGCGGTTCTCCTTTCCGATTCACCGGTCAGGCTCAGGCCCACTTCAGCCCCTCCGCGcgctccccctccccctctcctctcagggTGGGGAGTCCACAGcgttctctctcctccatgtcGGGCCGTGGGGAGGTGATTTCTCTGGAGGAGCTCTTCTCTGTCGGGCCTGGCTCTGAAGATGGCCACAGTGAGAGGAGTGCAGTTATCTCTGAAG ATGGACAGCAAG ACTTCAAGATCAATGTGATGACATTAGACGACCTTGTCCCTGCTTCCCTTGGATTTACTGAGGAAACCCCAGGAAAGGAG AGAGAAGTCAAACACAGTGGCCATCTTCCTAGatccacaaacaaacatcaacagCGGCCACGATTGacggagaagaaagaagaggagcagcagcagaaggacACGGTGCACTACCAAAGTGACTTTGAGAGTGAGAGCAGGACAGAGCCGGATTACAGTGTCAGTCAGGTTTCAGAGCACCTGCAAGGAGATGGAGGTGAAGAGGAGGTGTCGGAGGTCAGAGAGGAGGCTTTGGATTCAGACATGTCCCGTGGGAGGACAGAAGATGACTACTCGAGCACTTTCTCAGACACAAGTCGCTCCTGCACCTCACGGACCTCAGATATCAgtcaaacaaacagaagcagatCCTCTGGCTCTCACAGCAGCAGGACCTCACCTCGCCAGTTGAGGCGTGCTTCAACTAGAAAGACTTATAAAGAGGAAGCAGTACAGACTCAGCCTGATCCCATGGCTTACACTTGGCCCGCCG GGACGGCTTCTCTGGGTCCCGCGGTGGGCATGGCTTACATGGATCCCAGCCCGGTGGTTGCTCATACCCTGAGTGCAGAAATGGTGGAAG CTCTCAGCACCTTCAACCCAGCTGTATTTGCACTCAATGAAATGCTGAAGCAGCAACTTGCCATGACGCGGCGGTTCATCGAAAGCAGCCGACATCTTCACTCCAGCCTGGTGCAGAGCCTGGGCCCGCCGAACTACAGATACACCACGCTGGAGGACACCAGGGAG TACATTCGCAAGCACAGAGCTCCCCGACTGACAATGGAGGAAGCCTTCGAGGAGGCGCTGCAGGACAGGACAGACTACTGCTGCTGA